From Planctomycetota bacterium, a single genomic window includes:
- a CDS encoding DUF892 family protein produces the protein MHLDSPLRLLGEAIQIMYNAEGLLVLAMPRVAARAPDESLRRALAQHLDETRAQAIRLEQAATLLGVPCQGRRSMAMEGLLSDGELNLGYAGDDTLVSLAIIGTCSAVEHYELSMYESMLMLAHMAGSTEAAELFKATLGEEERALQSLHEASSGLQQQLRSGAAAGNGGGVR, from the coding sequence ATGCACCTTGATTCACCGCTCCGCCTGCTCGGCGAGGCGATCCAGATCATGTACAACGCCGAGGGCCTGCTCGTGCTCGCCATGCCGCGCGTCGCGGCCCGGGCGCCGGATGAGTCGCTCCGGCGCGCCCTGGCTCAGCACCTCGACGAGACGCGGGCCCAGGCGATCCGCCTCGAGCAGGCGGCCACGCTGCTGGGGGTTCCGTGCCAGGGGCGCCGGTCGATGGCGATGGAAGGCCTGCTGTCCGACGGCGAACTGAACCTCGGGTACGCGGGCGACGACACGCTGGTCTCGCTGGCCATCATCGGAACGTGCAGCGCGGTGGAGCACTACGAACTGTCGATGTACGAGTCGATGCTCATGCTCGCGCACATGGCGGGCTCGACCGAAGCGGCCGAGCTCTTCAAGGCGACGCTCGGCGAAGAAGAACGCGCACTGCAGTCGCTGCACGAGGCGTCGTCCGGGCTGCAGCAGCAGCTCCGATCCGGGGCCGCCGCGGGCAACGGTGGAGGCGTGCGGTAG
- a CDS encoding mechanosensitive ion channel family protein, translating into MTALRASRWFSDASVRVENAIVFLDGEAQTEEARAWASEVARSRPGVLGVVNRMDVASPDAMEGLRQLRRDVLRALPTLGFALLIVGVAAAGAWAGTRGVRRLLHPRIRAPLLRDLIARAVGVLILLAGVYVVLRVSGLTQLALTVVGGTGLVGLALGIAFRDIVENYFASILLSVHRPFETGDLIEVAGVTGYVQQLNVRTTMVMTLDGNFVQLPNSVVYKSTLSNFTANRNRRESFVVGIGYDDPIDRAQEVALRVLNDHPAVLDDPEPWVLADNLGAATVNIRVYFWLNGHEHSWLKVRSSVIRLVKRAFQEQGISMPDEAREVVFPHGVPVVLHDDRRTTDADDLAPSGPAAGRSRATSADTASTRAEGGLTSEAAVLGEQARQAKPLHDSTDLLSPHAGGPPA; encoded by the coding sequence CTGACGGCGCTGCGGGCCTCACGCTGGTTCAGCGATGCATCGGTGCGCGTTGAGAACGCCATCGTGTTCCTCGACGGGGAAGCCCAGACCGAAGAAGCCCGCGCGTGGGCGAGCGAGGTCGCACGCTCGCGTCCGGGCGTGCTGGGGGTTGTGAACCGCATGGACGTGGCGAGCCCGGACGCGATGGAGGGCCTGCGTCAGCTCCGCCGCGACGTGCTGCGTGCGCTCCCCACGCTGGGCTTCGCGCTGCTCATCGTCGGCGTCGCGGCGGCGGGCGCGTGGGCCGGAACGCGCGGGGTCCGGCGCCTGCTGCATCCGCGCATCCGCGCCCCGCTGCTGCGAGACCTCATCGCCCGCGCCGTGGGCGTGCTGATCCTGCTCGCGGGCGTGTACGTCGTGCTTCGGGTGTCGGGGCTCACGCAGTTGGCGTTGACGGTCGTGGGCGGCACGGGCCTGGTGGGCCTGGCGCTCGGCATCGCGTTCCGCGACATCGTCGAGAACTACTTCGCCAGCATCCTGCTCAGCGTGCACCGCCCGTTCGAGACCGGCGATCTCATCGAGGTGGCCGGCGTCACGGGCTACGTCCAGCAGCTCAACGTCCGCACCACGATGGTGATGACGCTGGACGGCAACTTCGTGCAGCTTCCCAACTCCGTGGTCTACAAGAGCACGCTCAGCAACTTCACGGCGAACCGCAACCGGCGCGAGAGCTTCGTCGTGGGCATCGGCTACGACGATCCCATCGACCGCGCGCAGGAGGTCGCGCTGCGCGTGCTGAACGACCATCCCGCGGTGCTCGATGATCCGGAGCCCTGGGTGCTCGCCGACAACCTGGGCGCCGCGACCGTCAACATCCGCGTGTACTTCTGGCTCAACGGGCACGAGCACAGTTGGCTGAAGGTGCGCTCGTCGGTCATCCGTCTCGTCAAGCGGGCGTTTCAGGAGCAGGGCATCTCGATGCCCGACGAGGCGCGCGAGGTGGTGTTCCCGCACGGCGTGCCGGTCGTGCTGCACGACGATCGCCGCACGACAGACGCGGACGACCTCGCGCCGTCCGGGCCTGCCGCCGGGCGCTCGCGCGCCACGAGCGCGGATACCGCGTCGACGCGGGCCGAGGGCGGGCTCACGAGCGAGGCGGCGGTGCTGGGCGAGCAGGCGCGCCAGGCCAAGCCGCTCCACGACTCGACCGACCTGCTCTCGCCCCACGCGGGCGGCCCGCCGGCGTAG
- a CDS encoding SPW repeat protein encodes MIPTRVHGVLDYIVGLALIAAPWLFGFAYNGPGTWVPVVLGISIIVYSLMTAYELGLAPIIKMVPHLWLDGIGGAFLAASPWLLGYADIVWIPHVLVGVVEVTVAVATRTQPRYVRAVARP; translated from the coding sequence ATGATCCCGACCCGTGTGCACGGCGTTCTCGACTACATCGTGGGGCTTGCGCTCATCGCGGCCCCGTGGTTGTTCGGCTTCGCGTACAACGGCCCGGGCACCTGGGTGCCCGTGGTGCTGGGCATCAGCATCATCGTCTACAGCCTGATGACGGCGTACGAGCTGGGCCTCGCGCCGATCATCAAGATGGTGCCGCACCTGTGGCTCGACGGCATCGGCGGCGCGTTCCTCGCGGCGTCGCCCTGGCTGCTCGGCTACGCCGACATCGTGTGGATCCCTCACGTCCTCGTCGGCGTCGTCGAAGTCACCGTTGCGGTCGCGACGCGCACGCAGCCCCGCTACGTCCGGGCCGTCGCACGCCCCTGA
- a CDS encoding alkaline phosphatase D family protein has protein sequence MNWSLVAACALAVGMMSPTGTPQAAESAATVRRVAIIGCHQQPRPAPALERYVEAKPDVVLWVGDNVYADTKDDPTHIERCYAVLESKPGFAALRERSIFMATWDDHDYGMNDDGKNYALKRQSHAIFRKFWRHEDRIPADRPGVFHADIFGAPGSRLQVIMLDGRFNRDDPGDTADTLGEPQWAWLAEELKKPADLRLVVSGYQVLLDRDTKFETWAKFPGARDRLFRLIRETKANGVVFIAGDQHYGEVSRIRGALGYDAIELMFAGINQEEPWVFNSARVSPVANSLHSYAHIDIQWEATSGDYADKPHLLFRCFDAETNALELTYRVNLDELRPPQ, from the coding sequence GTGAACTGGAGCCTTGTGGCCGCGTGTGCGCTCGCGGTCGGGATGATGTCGCCGACGGGCACTCCGCAGGCCGCGGAATCGGCCGCGACCGTCCGTCGCGTGGCGATCATCGGCTGCCACCAGCAGCCCCGCCCCGCGCCGGCGCTGGAGCGGTACGTCGAGGCGAAGCCGGACGTGGTGCTGTGGGTCGGCGACAACGTGTACGCCGACACCAAGGACGATCCCACGCACATCGAACGCTGCTACGCGGTGCTCGAGAGCAAGCCGGGCTTCGCGGCCCTGCGCGAGCGGTCGATCTTCATGGCGACGTGGGACGACCACGACTACGGCATGAACGACGACGGGAAGAACTACGCGCTGAAGCGACAAAGCCACGCGATCTTCCGCAAGTTCTGGCGGCACGAGGACCGCATCCCCGCGGACCGGCCGGGGGTCTTTCACGCCGACATCTTCGGGGCGCCCGGCTCACGCCTGCAGGTCATCATGCTCGACGGACGCTTCAACCGCGATGATCCGGGCGACACGGCCGACACGCTGGGCGAGCCCCAGTGGGCGTGGCTGGCGGAGGAACTCAAGAAGCCCGCGGACCTGCGCCTCGTCGTCTCGGGCTACCAGGTGCTGCTCGACCGGGACACGAAGTTCGAGACCTGGGCCAAGTTCCCGGGCGCGCGCGATCGCCTGTTCCGGCTCATCCGCGAGACGAAGGCGAACGGCGTGGTCTTCATCGCGGGCGACCAGCACTACGGCGAAGTGAGCCGCATCCGCGGGGCGCTCGGCTACGACGCGATCGAACTGATGTTCGCCGGCATCAACCAGGAAGAGCCGTGGGTGTTCAACTCCGCGCGGGTCTCGCCGGTGGCGAACTCGCTGCACTCGTACGCGCACATCGACATCCAGTGGGAGGCGACGTCGGGCGATTACGCCGACAAGCCCCACCTGCTGTTCCGGTGCTTCGACGCCGAGACCAACGCGCTCGAACTGACGTACCGCGTCAACCTCGACGAACTGCGCCCGCCGCAGTAG
- a CDS encoding SDR family oxidoreductase, which yields MAQRTCLVIGAAGGIGRELVGMLHRDGWSIVLAGRTPSALEETAATCDGQVACVDARDFDAVDAVFQAHPGISGAVNLAGSILLKPAHLTSAQEFDETVGLNLRTAFALARAAGRHMKGAGGSVVLLSSCAAGIGLANHEAIAASKAGVEGLVRAAAATYAGAGVRFNAVAPGLVATPMARRITDNEGALKASVAMHPLGRIGRPADVARVIAFLLHPQSDWITGQVVGVDAGLSRLKTR from the coding sequence ATGGCACAACGAACATGCCTCGTCATCGGCGCGGCGGGCGGCATCGGGCGCGAACTCGTGGGCATGCTGCACCGCGACGGCTGGTCGATCGTGCTCGCCGGCAGAACTCCTTCGGCGCTCGAGGAGACCGCCGCGACGTGCGACGGGCAGGTCGCGTGCGTGGACGCGCGAGACTTCGACGCGGTGGACGCCGTCTTCCAGGCGCACCCGGGGATCTCCGGCGCCGTGAACCTGGCGGGGTCGATCCTGCTCAAGCCCGCGCACTTGACGTCGGCGCAGGAGTTCGACGAGACCGTGGGCCTCAACCTGCGCACGGCGTTCGCGCTCGCGCGAGCCGCGGGCAGGCACATGAAGGGCGCGGGCGGGAGCGTGGTCCTGCTGTCGTCGTGCGCCGCGGGCATCGGGCTGGCGAACCACGAGGCCATCGCCGCGTCGAAGGCGGGCGTCGAGGGTCTGGTGCGAGCGGCGGCGGCGACGTACGCCGGGGCGGGCGTCCGCTTCAACGCCGTAGCGCCCGGGCTCGTCGCGACGCCCATGGCCCGGCGGATCACCGACAACGAGGGGGCCCTGAAGGCGTCGGTCGCGATGCACCCGCTGGGGCGCATCGGCCGCCCGGCCGACGTTGCGCGCGTCATCGCGTTCCTGCTGCACCCGCAGAGCGACTGGATCACCGGGCAGGTCGTCGGGGTAGACGCCGGGCTGTCCCGCCTCAAGACGAGATAG
- a CDS encoding peroxiredoxin-like family protein, producing MPADSLRTTTTPRWMRGWLIGAGAYNIVWGSAMALAPVWTLGLLGAAPQSRELWPQLWACIGMIVGVYGLGYLLAARDPARHWPIVLVGLIGKILGPIGFVDAAARGLLPWSMGVTILTNDLLWWIPFAMILWHAARVAQPAPPEGAVPLDAALDALRDEQGRTLRAHTNDRPTLVVLLRHSGCTFCKQTLADLARWHADIEKAGIGLAVVGMAPSSDDLRAVGLRHGLTSAAWFADPDRLLYRALELGRGSFLQLFGPRVWLAGVLAALRGHGVGRLEGDGFQMPGAFVIHRGQVVRSYRHATAGDRPDLKEFACPVG from the coding sequence GTGCCCGCTGACTCCCTGCGAACGACAACGACCCCGCGCTGGATGCGTGGGTGGCTGATCGGTGCGGGCGCGTACAACATCGTCTGGGGAAGCGCCATGGCGCTCGCCCCCGTGTGGACGCTCGGGCTGCTGGGCGCCGCGCCCCAAAGCCGCGAGTTGTGGCCCCAGTTGTGGGCGTGCATCGGCATGATCGTCGGCGTCTACGGGCTCGGCTACCTGCTCGCGGCGAGAGACCCCGCGCGCCACTGGCCCATCGTGCTCGTCGGGCTGATCGGCAAGATCCTCGGCCCCATCGGCTTCGTCGACGCGGCGGCGCGAGGCCTGCTCCCCTGGTCCATGGGCGTCACCATCCTCACCAACGACCTGCTGTGGTGGATTCCCTTCGCCATGATTCTCTGGCACGCGGCGCGAGTGGCCCAGCCGGCGCCGCCCGAGGGAGCCGTTCCCCTGGACGCCGCGCTGGACGCGCTGCGTGATGAACAGGGCCGCACGCTGCGTGCCCACACCAACGATCGTCCGACGCTCGTGGTGCTCCTGCGTCACTCGGGGTGCACGTTCTGCAAGCAGACGCTCGCGGACCTGGCGCGCTGGCACGCCGACATCGAGAAGGCCGGCATCGGCCTCGCGGTCGTCGGCATGGCCCCATCCTCGGACGACCTGCGCGCGGTCGGGCTGCGTCACGGGTTGACCTCGGCGGCCTGGTTCGCCGACCCGGACCGGTTGCTGTACCGCGCCCTGGAACTCGGGCGCGGGTCGTTCCTGCAACTCTTCGGCCCGCGCGTCTGGCTGGCCGGCGTGCTGGCCGCCCTCCGCGGGCACGGCGTGGGCCGCCTCGAGGGCGACGGCTTCCAGATGCCCGGGGCGTTCGTGATCCATCGCGGGCAGGTCGTGCGGTCGTACCGGCACGCGACGGCGGGCGACCGCCCCGACCTCAAGGAGTTCGCGTGCCCGGTGGGCTGA
- a CDS encoding cryptochrome/photolyase family protein, with amino-acid sequence MARDSATSARRPGRPTTTGRLVIVFGDQLDLDAPLLRSLEPRDTLLMMEVAGESRHVPSHAARTALFLSAMRHFAAEAGHRGIRVRYVALDDPENTGTLEGEIARAIDVLRPSEIACTHPGEWRVLSMLQRVCDGAAIPLRVLPDEHFLTTPEEFASWAAGRASLTMEFFYRVQRRKTGYLMEGSGAGATPAGGVWNFDSENRLPFGPRGPSPRPPPPRRFTPDETTRAVFKCIARVLPDLPGSVESFAWPVTRAQALEALDDFITHRLALFGPFEDAMWASEPTLYHSTLSCSLNLKLLHPRECCDRAVAAYHAGLAPLQSVEAFVRQIIGWREFIRGVYWLEGPAYAQRNALDQHQRLPAFYWTGDTDMACMKACIGQVLDTGYGHHIQRLMVTGNFALISGVHPRAVSDWYLGMFVDGVDWVTLPNALGMVMHADRRADAGPGVTGLVGTKPYAAGGRYIDRMSNYCASCPYDPEARSGPSACPFTLFYWDFLIRTRERLAKNQRMAMMLKNVDRMTPQVRTQITIDADLLRRRLWK; translated from the coding sequence ATGGCCCGCGACTCGGCCACATCCGCACGCCGACCGGGGCGCCCGACGACCACGGGCCGGCTCGTCATTGTCTTCGGCGACCAGCTCGATCTGGATGCCCCGCTGCTGCGGTCGCTCGAACCCCGCGACACGCTGCTGATGATGGAGGTGGCGGGCGAGTCGCGCCATGTCCCCAGCCATGCGGCGCGGACCGCGCTGTTCCTGTCGGCGATGCGCCATTTCGCGGCGGAGGCTGGGCACCGGGGGATCCGTGTGCGGTACGTCGCGCTGGACGACCCGGAGAACACCGGCACATTAGAAGGGGAGATCGCCCGGGCCATCGACGTCCTCCGGCCGTCCGAGATCGCGTGCACGCACCCCGGCGAGTGGCGTGTGCTGTCGATGCTCCAACGCGTGTGCGACGGCGCCGCGATCCCGCTGCGCGTGCTGCCCGACGAGCACTTCCTGACGACGCCCGAGGAGTTCGCCTCGTGGGCGGCCGGTCGCGCCTCGCTCACCATGGAGTTCTTCTACCGCGTGCAACGGCGCAAGACGGGTTACCTGATGGAGGGATCCGGCGCGGGCGCCACGCCCGCGGGTGGCGTGTGGAACTTCGATTCCGAGAACCGTCTGCCGTTCGGCCCGCGGGGCCCCTCCCCGCGCCCGCCTCCGCCGCGCCGCTTCACGCCCGACGAGACGACGCGCGCCGTCTTCAAGTGCATCGCGCGGGTGCTCCCCGACCTGCCCGGCTCGGTCGAGTCCTTCGCCTGGCCCGTCACGCGCGCGCAGGCGCTCGAAGCCCTCGACGACTTCATCACGCACCGCCTCGCCCTGTTCGGCCCGTTCGAGGACGCGATGTGGGCGAGCGAGCCCACCCTTTACCACTCGACCCTGTCGTGCTCGCTCAACCTCAAGCTGCTGCACCCGCGCGAGTGCTGCGACCGCGCCGTCGCGGCCTATCACGCCGGACTCGCGCCGTTGCAGTCCGTCGAGGCGTTCGTACGCCAGATCATCGGCTGGCGCGAGTTCATCCGGGGCGTCTACTGGCTCGAGGGCCCCGCGTACGCCCAACGCAACGCGCTCGACCAGCACCAGCGCCTCCCCGCGTTCTACTGGACCGGCGACACCGACATGGCGTGCATGAAGGCCTGCATCGGCCAGGTGCTCGACACCGGCTACGGGCACCACATCCAGCGCCTCATGGTCACCGGCAACTTCGCGCTCATCAGCGGGGTGCACCCGCGGGCCGTCAGCGACTGGTACCTGGGAATGTTCGTCGACGGGGTCGACTGGGTCACCCTGCCCAACGCGCTGGGCATGGTGATGCACGCCGATCGGCGTGCGGACGCCGGCCCGGGCGTGACGGGGCTCGTCGGCACCAAGCCGTACGCCGCGGGAGGTCGGTACATCGATCGCATGAGCAACTACTGCGCCTCGTGCCCTTACGACCCCGAGGCACGGAGCGGTCCGTCGGCGTGTCCGTTCACCCTTTTCTACTGGGACTTCCTGATCCGGACGCGCGAGCGGCTGGCGAAGAACCAGCGCATGGCGATGATGCTCAAGAACGTGGACCGCATGACCCCGCAGGTCCGCACGCAGATCACGATCGACGCCGATCTGCTCCGTCGGCGGCTCTGGAAGTAG